CGACGGGGGCGTGAGGTCCAGGTCCCGGGACGCTCTGGGTCTCCTCTCGTGGGACCCGTGGGTCTGCTGGTCTCCCATCCCTTCAGGCTCACTGCCAGGCGTGAAGAGCTAGGTTCAGGGAGATAGGCGTACCTGAGAGCCATCACCTCACTCTTCTTACCCACCTTCCATCCCTACAGGAGATACTTCATCGATTCCGCCACCCTGAAGATCCACTTCCGATCCAAAGACCACAAGAAAAGGTATGAAGGAGTAAAGAGACGATTGATGGATGAGTGCTGGGCAGACAGGGCTTGCATCTGGTCAGCTCCCAACTctcactcttctttctcccaGGCTAAAgcagctgagcgtggagccctacagTCAGGAAGAGGCCGAAAGGGCAGCGGGAATGGGCTCTTATGTGACCCCCCAGCGACTGGCAGTGCCCACGGAAGTATCCACTGAGGTCCCTGAGATGGACACAACTCCCTGACGTGACCTGAGGATGCAAGGCAGGGGGGCTGCCCATGGACAGTGAGGCAAGGGCGAGGCTGGGAGAGACTGTGCCAACATCTTTTGGCCCTGGGTTTCGGGAGTGGATGGCCTCTTCTGGGTGCCCTCACCCCCAATAAAGGAACTGGATAGAGAAGACTTGCCTCTGACTCTCTAACCTCCAGGCcactccccccagctcctgccctgtggGGTTTTCTGCTAGTCTTGTTTACAGGGCCTAGGGTGTCTATTCCTCACTTGGTCTAGCTTTGGAACCTACAGCCTT
This window of the Ailuropoda melanoleuca isolate Jingjing chromosome 2, ASM200744v2, whole genome shotgun sequence genome carries:
- the ZNF593 gene encoding zinc finger protein 593, with protein sequence MGRSRRTGAHRAHSLARQMKAKRRRPDLDEIHRELRPQVPARSRPDAGSEPDPDLPGGGLHRCLACARYFIDSATLKIHFRSKDHKKRLKQLSVEPYSQEEAERAAGMGSYVTPQRLAVPTEVSTEVPEMDTTP